The stretch of DNA aactgtttttgttcattttacttCCAATCGACTCTACCAACAAATTTGAACTAATAATCACTTTAATTTAGTAAATATTTCtcgtataaaacaaaaaatgacaacattaaccaattatttttatttattttacttccaATCGACTCTACCGACAAATTTGAACTAATAACCACTTTTACTTAGTAAATCTTTctcatataaaacaaaaatgacaacattaaccaactattttcattcattttatttccaaTCGACTCTCCCAAACAAAAATTAATTGACCATTTATAGCCACTAAAAATGACTCCCTTATACGTCTCTTAAAGCACTTTGAGTACCTTAAAGCGATAGCTTTATTTAATGCTGTGTTTTTCCtatgcaattactgtatttaataCACATCCAGCTGTATTTTTCCTATGAATCCTTCCAAATAATATCTAATTCCccaacacgttttttttccccttccttcCAGATCAAATGAATGTGCGCTGGCACCGTCCAAGCCAAAACAGTTCAGCCTTTATTTACTTAAAACTTCAGAATGTCAAGCAACGGGAAGAAGAAGGGTCTGccatctttaaaataaaaaaaaacatccaggtTGCGACCCATGCCATCTACTACCCACATGTCAAAAGCTGAGAGCAATGGGGACATACATCTTGGTGCCTGGGGATACTGGGAATAGGGAGGGGCTAAAGGAGAAGGCGGAGTCAATGAGTGTCATCAAACCGCTGTACTATATCGAAATCACAGCACTcgattggttgtaattcacttCACCGAATACATAGAAGGTCAAAGAGTACATGATTCAAAGTACACACCTCTGGTACGTCAGGTGACCAagattgaattattattattattattttttttttgttctattccTTTTTGTTTGAATTACGTAATCAGCCATATTTCGTCGTTTACAAATAAGACATGCACCTTGAATTTGAATGGCAATGAAAACGGCACAGCCATTTTGAAACGGGGAAACTGCTAAGACCATTGAGCCTGTGCAGTAgtattgtgtgagtgggtgGTGTGTGTACAGCTTACTAGTTAAACTAGTTACAAACGGACGGATTGGTTTATTAAATGAGGGTTGTGGacatatgaatgtgtgtgtggggtaaACCAACATACCTGTGTACCTTGAAAGCACAGCCAGGCTTGCTCTTTTCACCTTGTCATGTGCCATCTTGGATGTCATACAACTCAAACCAGAGTGTTGTTGTCTCAGCAGTGTTATTTGTTTACTTTGGGTAAaaatttcaacaacaacaaaaaaaaacgttgtaTGGCTCTTAATgtttaagatttttatttttcatgttcatAACTTTAGAGGAGGGTTTATTAATGCTCATTTTatgctcttttttaaaaaaaaaagtcctttaaTTATGACGTAGGAATGGAAAGTGTAGTTCCTATACATTGTACTAGAgtgctcttatttttttgttgttgttttgtctggATTAAGTCGTCACGTCGCTCAAGTCCATTGACTCTAAAAGCATGTTGATTCGgaagggttgttgttgttgttgttgttgttacgtTGTGCTCTTTTAAAGAGTGCCGGCCCGGTTTGGAAGCACTGTTGAGGAGCGTCGTCGTCATGGCAATGAAAGAaaggtcttttttttggtcattttaaaaaggaaactacccccaaaaaaacacttgaatgattgtttgtcctAGTCAGATGTCACCAAGTCAAATATAACTgatgataggcgtccaatcatgtgactcttttcatccttctgccgtgaataaaatgacttttcctgcaatttccaatccatttaaactgggaatgctAGCAGGGAATGTTCTggtcccagttcaaatggatctgGCATTTCTCATCGTTAAaggcacttaaaaaaaaggcagtggTTCCCAATCTATACAAATTTCAAATAAGCTTacgcttaaaaaaacgacaattcCAGTACATTGAATgcaatttgtactttttttttgctccagctatttttgaccatttttaatTGGCTAATATGTAAATAACTATAACATTAGGGAAAGGCCCAACAGTATTAAATTCAGACAACGTACAGTATTAAACCacgggaagaaaagaaaaaaaaaggtttgcaaATCTAGGGCGAGTTTGAAAAACATTCTAGCAAATACAAgttaaaaaactacattttggcTAATTCCTAACAGTAGTAGTTAGGGTATAACATTATTATTGGTGGATATTTGATAAATACTTCAATTCTTATTCTGCAAAAAGACCATATTCACGAGAAAACCATGTTTTTATCGTTATTAGGACTGCAAGGGTGTTCTTGTTAAAAGACAACGTCGGTTTGTGAATTtcctagcgacgccttcagcctgcaaaactgattgtgaaggccttgaggaaaatttctgaccctggcaacaaataatggctgaaatgtaattggttaaatgcttcaatataaaaacacacacctggaagcagCATTAGGAATTAAATATTGaaggacaaaatataaaatatgattcaGAAATCTCTTAGcccagcagagaaggcttttAAGGCCTTGACGGCACACCATTGCTAAAAGGAATGTTCAATTTAGTGTTGTTGGGAACCTCTGCCTCAAGACCCCAAAAAGCTCATGTCAAAATGACAAAGCTAAAAATCATTGCAGTATTTCTCgtcaaaaaaatctttattttcgAAGTCCATACTATCATTTGTGTTCGTCTGACTTTTGTGTTGCAAAAGTAGAAGTATGATTGCGCCTGAGTGATTGTATCGTACCTAACAAAGCCTTAGATGACCATGAATGGGTCACGGCCCAAACTTGTCAAATCACCATGCAGGTAAAGAGCACCAATGATGTTTTATAGTTATCTCACATGCCGCTTACTACGATATGTTTgtgctttttctctttctctagATAACAATTCTTCTCTTAAAATCCAGTTAAGAGCTTTTATTATGTACTACTTATGGATTTGAATCTATTTGATATGCATAGTtgtagatgtttttgttttttttgccttactatattacTATATTACTTGACAGCATCGATTATAGTCGTCGTAGATTTTGAGGTTGTTTGACATTCATAACTTTTTTCGTTTTCAAAACATATAAAtgataatgttttaaaatattcacGTCGGTCATAGCtggatgtctttttgtttttcttttttttcagttggtgTTACCTTATAAGTTTTTTTTGATGCAAGAAATTAAGTTTTGCTGCCAAAAAAGCGGTAAACGTTTTTCTTGTTGACATGTCAAAGatcatatttgaaaatataatgtATCAATCTATAGATTGTCCATGTTTTTAgggtaaacattgttttctacTGTAtccatttcaagaaaaaaatgtcgttTGGTTGGAAATATTTCTTAAGTTTGCCCTGAATGTCAGGCCAAATTGAgcagttaagatttttttttttttggatattattattattattatttgcttttgtttttttttcgggtGGGGGGTGATTGATGAGAATCGGAGAGAAGACTTTCCCCTGCTGGTGAAGTCAGAAATGCTGCAGATGATGAGTTCTAACCTAAGGGATGAAGGTTGTGACTTTTTTGCACTTCTGTATATAGTCAAACAGAGACAAATGTGTATCATATTGAGatattattttgaataaaaaaaagcagatctATAATTATAAGAAATTTTGTTAGATTAATTTAAAATTCATGAAATTTAGAAGAACTGCTAAAATTGCTTGCAGAAAAAGGGCACTAGTTTCTTGGCCAATGCATTTGGAGAAAGCTACGcgcttttttgtcttcttttatcAGTGGTATAGTTTTGCCTGGGAATGTTTTAGGGTGGGTTTAATGCCGCCCACCCCTAAATGTCTTGCTTTATCCACCCCCAACAAATGAGCACATCATTTCATTTGTTTAGCCACTTTCGCTATTCCCACAGATCACttgataaaatcaataaattaattcaaaaagtTATTCCATTATGATTTGACTGCATGTATtaccatgtaaacaaaaaaatagatgtgtaaggaaaataaatcacaataaTCCGTATTTTAGATAACATCcacagtggggggggggggataacaCTTGTGAACAGCTCATTTTATACTTGTGTGATAAAATAAGTTCCAAGCAAATATGTTATCtaacaaataatcaaaatatgacAACTCATTCAACGCAAATACAGCGGCGCCTTGAGAGTGTAACGACTTTGTTTATATGTCTACCTAGTTTTGCTTTGACATGAGTgcagaaatttgagataagagcaggAAACAGTTTGAGCCTTAGCTCCACCTATTCTTTGCTAATAAACACTTTAATGTAATGTATACACTCTTTACTTGCAGTAAATTAGACTGTTTTTTGGTGGGTTTGAAACAAATTTATGGCAATTTCTTGTATTTTAGTAAGAAAAGATGATTGGATTTGGTTACGTGTAACAGAATTATCGCATCTCAAGGCACCGCTGTCTTTTTCCagagccatatatatatatatatatatatatttccagccaacttaaaaaaaagcaggttTTGTTGCTCTTCTCTCTGGACTGTGCACTCAGCAGGCGAAGGCCGATCGCCCCAAATCCAAATTTTGGGCCAAGTCGAGTCTTTGAAATGAATGTAAAGCGGCTGCTGTATTGTTGCTATAGAACCAAAGCACCAGATTCTCTAAAAAACTGGACGTTCAGTCTGTTTCTTCCCTGCTGAgggcacacacatacacacacatgcataaaaaaacacacaccaatGCTTTTTGCCGGCTTTTTACAATGTAAGTGCAACTACCACTTATGTATTCTCTAACAGTTGCCACACAATGATGTCTGATTTGTTTATGCACACTTGATTGTTGCCATGATTGACTCTTATCtgtatggatgaaaaaaataaataaaaactttgaTTTGCTCATGCAACACAACACGTGTgtgggcttttattttgaatgtagGACAGTCTTGGGTTGGGTTGCGATCACGGGGGTGCATGAGAGACGCCCTGTCTGCACGACACTGCCTTCGGGGGTGACCTTGTGACATGAGTTCTGGAACAGATCCATTGAGGCTCATGTGGGACAGATGTtgggttgtggtggtggtgctggtgcCCATGAGACCACCACCCGTCTTGTTATCTGGGTCATCACTGGAAATTATGGGATTTTCAACCTATGGCAAATAGTGATATGAAGCAAAATGCAGCAATTGCCTTCAAAAATGATCAGTTTTCTAACTTTGCCTATTCAAAGTTCTtataaggcacttttaaaagtgCCCCAATGTATATTGCAAAGGACTAAAAGATATTATTTTACTCTGAGATCGAATTTAGTTCAATATATAAAGGTAAGTGCTTCTTAGGGCCAATAGGAAACATTACCAGAAAGTTCCAGATGCCAAACTTGGAATTGCACATTGAGGAACATTGTTTtgactatcatttttttttgctgccacATTTTAGGGACATCTtttataatgataaataaatctgAATGCAAGTAGAAGCATTTTCTCACCTTCCTCTAACACCACCCCACACACTGTCGCACCTTCAAATGGAGTCTTGATCAAGCCCCTGTTTGTTCTTACAAGGTGTGAATTATTATTCTCTCCCAATATAACTCCAATTATTCAAGTATTTCTTCAATTTATCCAATAATTgtctacaagtttttttttctaaactaaCAAATCTTTACAACCACTTATGTTCAACATGAAGTGTGGCCCAGTAAAGCATCTGATATCAAATTATAAATAACCTAGTCTTGGGCcagaaataaatgaatgctaGTCCACAGCCACAAATCATAATTTCAGTAGgtgtatgacatttttttttcatgcaaaggTGAACTTAATGTTTggactcattaaaaaaaaaaaaaatccccaaaatgtaTCTTAAATGGATGACATCAAAGTATACTACAGACTTATTGCACATACTGCCCCCTGGTGAAAGAAGATTTACGCATGGTTCTTCCTGTGACTGAAATGGATGAACAAAgacatactatttttttttattagaggcTCTGTTTAAGTAAATACATGTGCTTtttcaccagcagtttccatagtttacatCGCAGGTTAGTGGGGCGCCATatacacctatcaaaagagccatatgtggctcccaagccataggttccctaccaaTGGTCTATCCTTATCGTTAGGGGGGGGGCCCAGTCATGTCTATAAACATGCTTATGGTGTTAttgagtatatatatgtatatgcatgctcGGTCTTTCGCAGTCGGGGGACGTCTCCTTTAAGAAAACGGAAGTGAAGCCGTGGGCTATGGACGCGCTGACGATGTGGGCAGGAAACGCTGTGCGAAGCGAGCAGAAGCGCTATCGCTTCTCCGGCCCCAACGGAGCACCGCCGCCGCCGAAAATGCGCCTCGGTTGACGCCGTCGTCAACGTCCAGGGAGCGGCGGCCACTCTCCCCACCCACCCCAACCCCCGGCCCGGCCTGGTGACACCCGCACGCTCGGTGTGATTCCGGCCGAGGCAGGGCAGCTTTCCCCGGCCTTGCTCGCCTTGACGGCGTCGTCGTGGGACAACACAAAAGGAGGTATTTGGCTATTTCTTGAGGGGTGTTTTGTTTGTATCCCCCCTATCcctcttttttgtatttttcgcGAACATGAGGGAATACAAAGTGGTTGTTTTGGGATCGGGTGGAGTCGGGAAATCTGCCCTCACGGTTCAGTTTGTGACGGGCTCCTTCATTGAGAAGTACGACCCTACCATTGAGGACTTCTACCGCAAGGAGATCGAGGTGGACTCGTCCCCATCCGTACTGGAGATCCTGGACACTGCTGGTACTGAGCAGTTTGCCTCCATGCGGGATCTGTATATTAAAAACGGACAGGGTTTCATCCTAGTCTACAGCTTGGTTAACCAACAGAGCTTCCAGGACATCAAGCCCATGAGGGATCAGATCATCCGGGTGAAAAGGTATGAGAGGGTACCCATGATCTTGGTAGGGAACAAGGTGGACCTGGAAGTGGAGAGAGAAGTGTCCTCTGGGGAAGGGAAGGCCCTGGCCCAAGACTGGAGCTGTCCCTTCATTGAGACCTCAGCCAAAAATAAAGTCTCCGTGGATGAACTGTTTGCGGAAATTGTCCGACAGATGAACTACTCTTCTGTTCCAGCTGGGAGCGAccattgttgttcttgtgtTCTGCTCTAAAAATAACTaaggaggagaaagaaaacaCACAATCAGAtagttgtgcttttttttttttttttggaatcatGCCTTTTTACGTTTCCAATATTTTTACTCACACTGTTGTCTTATGGTTTCGCACAAGTGAACAATTTGCAATGTGTATTAAATAGGGAGAAgagtattttggggaaaaaaatctcaattggATGATTCCCATTGGAAATTTAGTGTCatttaatagaaaaatatcaataaatttGATGTGTCTCAAGTCCATGCAAAATTGGTTGCTTTCCTTGCAGACTTAAAATCACATTACCACTACTTTACTGCAATTTCGCATTGTAGTTCATGCATCTGACTCTAAATGGcaagaaaatattaattaaGTTACTTGCTTGAAAAGGAACCATTGTTGAAGAAATCTGCTTGTTTTAATCAGGATTATGACCATGTTTACCCCCCTTAACTACAGTGGACCCCTGCTAAGGTCACGATGCGGTCTTAGTTCCTTTTGCCATTCAATGGCAAAAACAACAGTATTGGGGAACAATACTTTTGGGGTTAAAACTGCAGATAAGATAGGGATTGGTCCaccccaacccccaaaaaactgcaattttgtGAATACCGAACCGCAAATATGCTGGGGTCCAGTGTATATTAACAAATATACAGTTTTCTATTAATTCCCATGGAAACCATCTTCTAAAATTAGTAAAGTCTTGCAtccctaataataataatgataataataatagtagtccTGAAATGTGTTTACATGAAAGAGTACTTGAATgttttttgcaacttttttcccccctaaaatATAGCTTTCTTTGTATAATATGACACTTGGCTGAAAATGTGCCTCAGTGGGAATGTGTTATTGTGAAacctaagaaatattttttttcttatatacaCTGTTTCATGTACATGTTTAATCTTTGGTGCTCAGTGGTGAAGTCGGTATTATGTCAGTcagttttaacatattttttcaagGGGGGGTTGGTTAGTAGTGGATGAGGTATGAAAGGACTGGACTATGGATGGATATTTCCAAAATgggattttaaatatttttgtattcattttagatGGCAGAAAATAccaacagatgtttttttttccgttgttaaccatttttttcccccttcggGAATAAGCATTTCGCAGCTTTTTGTTCAAAAACGAAACtagcattgtgttttttttcagggttgCAAAGTAGTTGTGACTGAATCGACTGAACATCAGTTGCTTGTTGCCATTTACTgcgctttgtttttttgcattagtcagtTTGGTGTGCTTGGAATGTCTGCCTTAAAGTTTAGGGTTTTGAACCATGGCTTGGGGGCTTCGTGTTTAGGGGTTGCAGAGTTTTGCCCATCTAAAAACCAAGCATGTTGCGTTCTTTGAAGTACAGTTGTACTTTGACTTATAAGTCATTACTTGGTCTACTTTTATTTGTTGGGTGCTttattgttctttaaaaaaatgggttcaAGGCCCTAAAAAGATCTGGTTTGAGTGAGCCCTGTCTATATATTCCCCGCAATTGGCTGCTGACCACTAAatctcgtgaccggacgtttggtcgcccgacgtttggtcgcccgacgtttggtcgccggacgtttggtcaccggtcaaatgtactttgatattaaatggtacttagatattaaactctctcttagatattaaactctgtctcatttatctaattttgagagctgatttcaacagtaaactctgtcaccatttgaccggcgaccaaaagactggcgaccgaACGTCCAGGCACCAAATCTCATGACCAGTGTCACATGGAATATGCTCCAAATACCATTAAGTCATGGAATTGTGCCATTGGCCTACAATAAATCCCCTACAACCCATTAAACGATAACAATAACGCCCACCCCCGATTATGGAACTATTCCATTGATTCTGTTTCACAATTGCTCCCAAGTTGTCAGACATGTTACCAGTTGACCTTGGACTTTGTGCACAAGGACCTTTGAGTGCGTTGCCGTGGCTGCATGAGGTCACGTCACAATGACCACATGTCAAGTGCCTTCCCTGCAACTGTGCCGAATGACGACGAGCCCTCCGTTTATCCACCGTGCGTCTCGACGGCAATCAGAAAGCTTGATTTTTATCTCTTAAGTGTTTACGTAGGTGGTTTTCTCCCCAATCATGCCCAATGTCGAGGTACTGCAGTGAAGAAGCCATGCTCACGTGACAGTGTTCAGTTGTTCTTTTCCTTAATGATGTATGTAATAAGAACTTTTTATTGTGGTGAGTCtacttttttggacaaaaaaatctgtgatgaaCCTTGTCAGTTTTCAGAGACTTGTATTACAAAGAAAGGCATTTTATGTACCAATgagttttgtgtttgttttaatttttacttacaagggtgtcagactcgggacgctttaacgtcaacttgattttatgtgggccggaccattttaaatataatatttagatttttttttaaaaataaatggattaaatgaactggattaaaaaccctgaatattcagtttttttatagatctaaaacaatgtttattttaggtttttaatatatatttttggattttacaagatgatttttgaactaaaaactgaaaaaaatgattaaaaaatacaataattgatttaaaagggggaaaatcaggaaatgtaatctaTATCTGtactcttaatttgaatttgatcataaaacagaaagaaagcagaaaaaaaggaactaAAGAATCAAACCCAAAATACCAGACTAcagaaaaatgaccaaaatgtgGAACTTATGTAATTTTTTCTCATTCTGTCCTCCCACAATCTGCCATGTTTTATTGCACCAGAAAATGTTACgttcttttttaaatccactTTGGTAAGGAATTTCATTTGATCTGAAACACTAAATCACAACTGTTTGTCATTTTGCAGTAAAGTAAAGTTAACTAATATCACCCAAAAGTTGAAtacatcatttttaatcaataatgtcagtatttttgtttttttaatgcaaaatgctCAATCAGTCAACACAAGTCATTTAGCATTCACGATATAAGCATTAATAAGTTGCTTGTTTACCAGGTAAATAAACCACTGCGTCCATCTTGGCTCATCTACACCAAATAACACTTCATGGAAGTGTTTGAATAGCGAACTGGTTTTCCAGTAAGTGTGTTTAACCGAGcagtgccttttccttcttcccGGCACATGTTTTCTCGGGTAAGGACAGATAGGCCTTTTTCTCCCTTCCATCGTTAAGACATCCACAAACGGAccaatgagggtttttttttccacaggagGTCAGTGTCATTGCCAATGAAAAGACACGCTCAGGGCGAAGAGAAAAAGGGCCGCTTCTCTGGCTTTGGCCATGAAACTTTTGTTTCCTAACTGTCTCAATACTGCAGCTTGTAAACACTGAATGGATTCCTGCCATTGGGTTTGTATTTGAATTATAAATCAAGCTTgcatttacattacattacagtaTATAAAAACTAAATCTCACAGGAAACCGGGGGTGCTCTTCCTGTGTTGCGATACTTTGACAAAATATTGCAAATGACTGTTGGTTCCTCTTCTTGgtgttgttgaaaaaaaaaacattgcccaCACATAACCGGTTTTATAATAATCCTATTTAAGTTTCACAATAAGGTATTATGTTTCATAATAAGAGATTGTTGCATAACTGTCAACTTTGAAATAGAAAagcttttactttcaaagtgaaaaTGCGTAATCTTAAAAATTTCTAgcaatttaaatgtgttatgtATTTGTCAACTGACCAATTTGTTGCCTCAATTTAGTGGAAAGGGGGGTGGT from Stigmatopora nigra isolate UIUO_SnigA chromosome 9, RoL_Snig_1.1, whole genome shotgun sequence encodes:
- the LOC144202071 gene encoding ras-related protein Rap-2b-like, with the protein product MREYKVVVLGSGGVGKSALTVQFVTGSFIEKYDPTIEDFYRKEIEVDSSPSVLEILDTAGTEQFASMRDLYIKNGQGFILVYSLVNQQSFQDIKPMRDQIIRVKRYERVPMILVGNKVDLEVEREVSSGEGKALAQDWSCPFIETSAKNKVSVDELFAEIVRQMNYSSVPAGSDHCCSCVLL